Part of the Halomarina litorea genome is shown below.
ACCCCGACCTCGCGCCCGTCTCGACGGCGCTCGGCGTCCTCGGGATGCCCGCCCGGACCGCGTACTTCGGCTTGCTGGACGTGGGCGACCCGAAGCCGGGCGACACCGTCGTCGTCTCGGGGGCGGCGGGGGCGGTCGGCTCGGTCGTGGGGCAGATCGCCCGCCATGCCGGCTGTCGAGTCGTCGGCGTCGCGGGGAGCGAGGAGAAGATCAGCTGGCTGACCGACGAACTCGGCTTCGACGCGGCCATCAACTACAAGGACGACGACGTGCGCGCGAGGGTGCGCGAGGCGTGTCCCGACGGCGTCGACGTCTACTTCGACAACGTCGGCGGTCCCGTCACCGACGCCGTGATGGACAACCTCTCGGTGCGCGCGCGGGTCGTCATCTGCGGGCAGATATCCCTCTACAACGCGCAGGAGCGCCCGACCGGGCCGCGGCACTTCGGGACGCTCATCCAGAAGCGCGCCCGCGTCGAGGGCATCCTCGTCCGTGACTACGAGGACCGCTACGAGGAGGCCAACGAGCGACTCGCCCGGTGGGTGAACGACGGCACGGTCCAGTACCGCGAGACGGTCACGGACGGACTGGAGCGCGCACCGGAGGCGTTCCTCGGCCTGTTCGACGGGGAGAACATCGGCAAGCAACTGGTTCAGGTCGCCGAGTACGGGGACGAGGAGTAGGCGCAGAAATTTCGGAACGCTGAACCGTCACGATGCGGCGTGTGGCGGTGGCACACGCACAGGGACGTTCGGAAGCGCTTTTATGCAGGGCAGAATTATGACGGGGTACAACCCGCGTGGGGTTGATGATGCTCCCAGCCAGGGACTCTCGCCGACCCTCGGGTCGGCAGTGCGCGACAGGTCGCTCACGTGACCGTCGGGCACGAGGCGGAGGGAGCGCGAGCCACCACGTGGGACGCCAATAACCATGCCAGTATACGTTGATTTCGACGTTCCGGCCGACCTCGAAGACGACGCCATCGAGGCGCTCCAGGTCGCACGGGACACCGGCTCCGTAAAGAAAGGTACCAACGAGACGACCAAGGCCATCGAGCGAGGCAACGCCCAGCTCGTCTACATCGCCGAAGACGTCACGCCCGAGGAGGTCGTGATGCACCTCCCCGAACTCTGCGAGGAGAAGGACATCGCGTACCTCTTCGTCGAGACGCAAGACGACATCGGGCACGCCGCCGGTCTGGAAGTCGGCAGCGCCGCCGCTGCCATCGTCGACGCCGGCGAGGCCGGTGACGACGTCGAGGACATCTCGGACAAGCTCGCGGAACTCAAGTAAATGAGCGCAGAAGAGGAATCCGATGCGACGTCCGCCGAAGTGGTCGAAATCGTCGGCAAGACCGGTATGCACGGCGAGGCCATGCAGGTGAAGTGTCGCATCCGAGAGGGCGAGAACCAGGGCCGCATCATCGCGCGAAACGTCCTCGGGCCGGTCCGCGTCGGCGACGTCATCCAGCTGCGCGAGACCGCCCGCGAGGCCGATTCCATCGGAGGTCGCTAGATGCCCCGGACACGCACCTGCGACTTCAGCGGCGACGACATCGAGCCCGGCACGGGCATCATGTTCATCCGCAACGACGGCACCGTCCTCCACTTCAAGAACTCGAAGGCGGAGAAGAACTACTTCATGGGCCGCGAGGCTCGTGAACTCGAGTGGACCGAGGCCGGCCGCCGCAACAAGGGCCAGACCGTCGGTTCGCAAGACGAAGTCGAGGAGGTCGCCGAGGAGGGGTCGACCGACATGGACGAACCCGAACCGACCTCGGACGTCGCCACGCCCGACGAGGAGACGGCGACCGGCGACGAGGACACGCAGGCCGACGTCGGCGACTCCGCGACGCCCGACGCCCAGAGCGTCTCCGAGACAAAGCCGGAGGGGACCACCGGCGAGGAGACGCCTGGCGCGACGGACGCGACCGAGGGCGTCGAGGCCGAGACCCCCGACGAGGAGGCTCGCGGTGACGAGGACGAGGAACCCGTCGAGGACACGGACGGGAACACGCCAGACCTCGAATCCGCGGAGGACGAAGTCGACGACGAGGAGGACGAGGAATGAGCGATCACGAGCGAACCTTCGTGATGGTCAAGCCCGACGGCGTCCAGCGCGGACTCATCGGCGACATCGTCGGTCGCTTCGAGGACCGCGGTCTGAAGCTCGTCGGCGCGAAGTTCATGCAGATCAGTCAGGACCTCGCCGAGGAGCACTACGGCGAGCACGCCGACAAGCCGTTCTTCGAGGACCTCACGGACTTCATCACCAGCGGTCCGGTGATGGCGATGGTCTGGGAGGGTCAGGACGCGGTGGCGCAGGTCCGCACCATGATGGGCGAGACCGACCCCGCAGAGAGCGCGCCCGGCACCGTCCGCGGCGACTTCGGTCTCGACCTCGGCCGGAACGTCATCCACGGTTCGGACACCGAGGAGGGCTCCGCCGAGCGAGAGATCGACCTGTTCTTCGACGAGTCGGAACTCGTCGACTACGACCGCGCGGACGAGCAGTGGCTCTACGAGTAACGTAGCCCACCTCGCGGTTCTCACGTTCACCAGCGCGCCCCGAGAGCGACTGCCGTCCTCGCGATGGCGGGCCGCGTTCGGGGGTCCGCCCGTAGCTCAGTCGTCGGCCGGAGCCGCCGGAACGTCGAGCCGTCGCGAGAGGAAGTCGTCCAGCGCCCGAAGCCAGCGAATCTTCTGGTCGATATCCGAGGAGCCGTGGCCCTCCTCGCCGAGTTCGACGTACTCGTAGTCCCCCGACTCACCCTCCTCGAAGCCGTTCTCGTCGAGGGCGTCCCGGAAGAGTCGGGACTGCGAGACGGGTACCCGGCGGTCGTTGACGCCGTGGAGGACGAGGAGGGGCGCGGCGAGGTTCTCGGCGTAGTTCACCGGCGAGCGCTCGTCGTACAGGTCGGGGTTCTCCTCGGGGCGACCGAGGTACTTCTCCATGAGTTCGGTGCGGAAGTGGGGCATCGTGTTCTCGTACATGTCCCGGAGGTCGGTCACGCCAACGGGTCCAGCGTGATGGCGTGGACGTCGTTCTGTTCGTCGCCCGCCTCGTCGACGTGGAAGAACATCCGGTCGCTGTCGGCGCTCCACTCGACCGGCCACCGGGCGTTCCGGGGCACCTCCCCGACGCTCACCTGCCGCGTCTCGCTCGTCCCCACGTCGAGGACGTGCAGTTCGTTGCGGCCGGTGCCGTCGTAGTAGAACGCCACCCGCTCGCCGTCGGGCGAGACGGTCGGGTGTGCCACCGTCGGGAGACTCGACAGTTCCTCCAGGACGTCCACGTCGTCGGGGACCTGCATGCTCGCGCCCTGTCACGGCAGCCTAATGAACGCTTGCAGCATCGCGTTTCGATAATCGTTCTTACACGTCGTCCGCGCGCACTCTGCCCGACGGCAAGACGTATGCCCCGCCTTCGACTAGCCTCGCCAGTACATGGCCGAGGAGTCGACGGATGGCGGGGTGACGGGGAGTCTCGGCACCCGGGTCCGCCGGGCGCTGGCCGTCCGACTCGGTATCGACCGCCGGGCGCTCGCGGCCCTCCGCGTCTCGCTCGGAGTCCTCCTGCTCGTCGACCTCCTCGCTCGCTCGCGTCACCTCGTCGCGTTCCACGCCGACGCGGGCGTCCTGCCCCACGCCGTCCTCCGGGCGCAGTACCCGGCGTTCTCCGACCTCTCGATTCACCTCCTGTTCGGGGCGGCGTGGGCGCAGGCGGCCCTGTTCGCTCTCGCGGGGGCGTTCGCCCTCGCACTCCTCGCGGGCTACCGGACCAGAGTGGCGACGCTCGGGTCGCTCTGCCTGCTCGTCTCGCTGCACGCGGCAAACCCTCTCGTGCTGAACGCGGGCGACCGACTCCTGCGGCGACTGCTCTTCTGGGGGCTGTTCCTCCCGCTCGGGGATCGGTGGTCGGTCGGCGCGGTTCGCCGCGGTGCGGACCGCGAGCGCGGGCGCGTCACGACGCTGGCTTCGGCCGCGTTGCTCGCGCAGGTCGTCGCCGTCTACGCGACGAACGCCGTCTTCAAACTCCGCGGCGGGGAGTGGACCGGCGGCGACGCCCTCCGGTACGCCCTCGCACTCGACGCCTACGCCACCCCGCTCGGGGACGTGCTGGTCGGCTTCCCCGACCTGCTCGCGGTCCTCGGGTGGACGTGGCTCGCGATGGTCGTCGCCTCGCCGCTCCTCCTCGTCCTGACGGGCATCGCCCGCGCCCTGTTCGTCGGGGCGTTCCTCGCCGATCACCTCGGGATGCTCGGCACGATGAGCCTCGGCCTCTTCCCCCTCGTCTCGGTCGCGTCGCTCCTCCCCTTCCTCCCCCCGCGAGTCTGGGACGCCACCGAACGGCGGGTCGTTGTACCGCTGGGAGCGCGCCCGCGGGCGAGGCGTGCGCGCGAACGGGTGTCAGGGGCACTCGCCCCGCACACGGGGTCGAGCGACCGGGTCACCCGGTGGGGCCGGCGGGCGGGGACCGCACTCGCGTTCGCCGGCCTGCTGGTCCTGCTGGTGTGGAACGCGGCCGCACTCGGCTACGTGGACGTGGCCGACGGCGACTCGTCGGCGGACCTCTCGGACCGTCGGTGGGACATGTTCGCGAACCCGCCGACCGCGGAGCGGTGGTACGTCGCCGAGGGCCGCCTCGAATCGGGCGAACGGGTGGAGGCGTTCCGGATGCCGCCGGGCGGGGACTACACGAACGCGCGCTGGCGAAAGTACGCCGGGTCGGCGTCGTGGGGGGACGCCTCCGTCCGCCGGCACATCGCGTCCTACGCCTGCGAGCGCTGGAACGCGGGCCACGAGTCCCGCGTCGAGGCGGTGACCCTGCGCGCCACGGAGCGAACTACGACCTTCGGCGGGCCGGACACGGTCGACCGCGCCGAACTCGGGACGTACCCCTGCCGTCCGTCCTGACCTTCGGGCCTCGACTACCGGCAATATATTCCGCAATGCGCTATGTGAGAAGTGTTGCCGCGAAACGACTTCTGTACCATGAGTGATGCCGACGCACCTCACGACGAGCACGACGACCACGCGGGACACGACCACGACCACGGCGACCACGCGGGACCGGGCTACTCGACGCCGCAGGCGGCCATCGAGGAGTCCGAGCGCGAGCAGTTGGCCTACGTGATGGGACTCTACGTCGGAACGGATGTGGACGCGCCCGACTTCCTCGGCGTAGTGGACGTCGACCCGGACTCGCCGACGTACTGCGAGATAGTGGACCGCGTCGAGATGCCCAACCGCGGCGACGAGTTGCACCACTTCGGCTGGAACGCCTGTTCCTCGTCGTGTCACGTCGAGGGACTGGAGCGCCAGCACCTCGTGATTCCGGGCCAGCGCTCCTCGCGCATCCACGTCGTCGACACGAAGGACCGCCGGAATCCGGAGATAATCGAGGTCATCGAACCGGAGGAGGTCTTCGAGTACGACCTCTCGGCACCGCACACCGTCCACTGCATCCCGGACGGCGAGATAATGCTCTCGATGCTGGGGGACGCGGACGGCGAACTCCCCGGGGGGTTCCTCCTCCTGAACGACGACTTCGAAATCGAGGGGCGCTGGGACCCGCCCGGCGAGGTGGAGATGAACTACGACTTCTGGTACCAGCCACGCCAGAACGTGATGATATCGAGCGAGTGGGCCGCCCCGCAGACCTACTACCCCGGCTTCGACCTCGATGACGTGGAGGCGGGCAAGTACGGCCGGAAACTCCACGTCTGGGACTGGGAGGAAAAGGAGATACGACAGACCATCGACCTCGGCGAGGAAGGGATGATACCCCTCGAAGTGCGCTTCCTCCACTCGCCCGTCTCCACCCACGGATTCGTGGGCGCGGCGCTCTCCTCGAACGTCTTCCACTTCTACGAGCAGGACGGAGAGTACCACGCGGACAAGGTCATCGACGTCGAGCCTCGCGAACACGACGACTGGGACATGCCCGTCCCCGGTCTCGTCACCGACCTGCTGGTGTCGATGGACGACCGCTACCTGTTCTTCTCGAACTGGCTCCACGGCGACGTCCGGATGTACGACGTGAGCGACCCCGCCAACCCGCGACTCGCAGACCGCATCTGGGCGGGCGGGAACTTCGGCCCTCGGAACCCCATCGAGGGCGAACGCGACGTGTTCGGCGGCCCCCAGATGCTCCAGCTCTCGCTCGACGGGGAACGCCTCTATTGGACCACCTCGCTGTTCTCCACGTGGGACGAGCAGTTCTACCCCGAGGAGGGGAAACAGGGGTCCGTCATGCTCAAGGCGGACGTGAACCCCCGAAAGGGGACGATGGAACTCGACCAGGAGTTCATGGTGGACTTCGGGGACCTGCCGGCGGGGCCGGCCCGTGCCCACGAGATTCGCTGGCCGGACGGCGACTGCACCTCCGACGTCTGGATGTAACGTGACCGCGCCCCCGGACTACGCGGTCACGCTGGAGTGGGAGGACGGTCGGACCGCCGACCTGTCGGTCGCGGGCGACGAGACGGTGCTCGCGGCGGCCGAACGCGAGGGACTCGGTCTCCCCTTCGGCTGTCTGACCGGCGCGTGCGCCACCTGCACGGGGCAGGTGGTGGCGGGCGACCTCGTCCACCGACGGGAGCCACGGGCGCTGAAACCGCGCCACCTCGACGCGGAGTACGTCCTGCTCTGTATCGCCGTCCCGCGCAGCGACTGCCGGGTGCGGGTCGGCGCGGCGATTCAACGGGAACTCGTCGCCAACCCGTGGAAGTGATTCGGCGAACACGACGCGAGCGAGGAGAGGTTATCGCCTTCCGTGCGTTATCCTCACTCGACATGACCGACCTCGAACTCCTCGTCTTCACGCTGAGCGTGGGCGTCGTCGTCGGGTTGGGGCTACTCGTGGCCCTCCTCGCGGCGGTGACGGCGGCGGTCCGAACGCTCCTCGCCTCGCACGTCGGTACGGGCGTCCACCTCGACCTCGCCGACGTGGAGACGCACCTGCGGGCGCTGGAACACGAACGCTACGTCACCGCGGGCGTCGTCACCGACGTGGTCCCCGAGTCGCGGCGCTCCGGGCGGATGCCGTTCGCGCTCGCACGCTCCCGACGGCCGGGCGTCCGCGTCGACGTCGCGATTCCAACACCCGAGGGGGCGACCGCGAGCGAGTGGTTCCCCCTGCCCGACGACCTCACCGGACGGTCCCCGCTCGAACGACTCCTCCACGACGCGGCGGTGCCGGGCGAGCGTCTCTCAGACCTCGTCGGCCGCGAGGTTCCCGTCACGAAACGCGGTGCCGAGTGGCGCCTCTCGTGCAGCGACTCCCTCACCACGCGGTCGCTGGCCCGCGGCCTCGACGTGCTGTTCTCGCGGCGGGTCTGAGACCCCTCCCCTTCCTGTTCTCGCTGAAGGCGCACGCCCGGAGTGACCGACGGAAGAGTTACGTGTCGGGTGAGCGTCACCTCGCCATGGCGCTCAGCGCACGCAACCGGTTGACCGGCACCGTCCGGAGCATCGAGGTGGAGGGACCAATCGCGGAGGTGGTCCTCGACGTGGACGGGTCGGAGGTGACGGCGACTATCACCAGCGGATCCGTCGACCGCCTCGGACTGGAGGAGGGCGACGAGGCCACCGCCGTCGTGAAGGCCAGCGACGTGATGCTCGCGAACTGACCGCGACCCCGAGGGCGTCCGACATTTATTACCACGGACGGCGAAGGGCATGGGTATGCCCGGCATCACCTACGAGGACTTCCTCGACCTCGACTACGAACCGGCCAGTTCGGACCTCGTCTGTACGTTCACCGTCGACCCGGCGTCCGACATGGACGTGGAGGCCGCCGCCTCGCGCGTCGCCAGCGAGTCCTCCAACGGAACGTGGGCGGAGTTGCAGGTCGAGGGGTCCATCACCGACCTCTCGGCGACGGCGTTCTCGATAGACGGGAACACCATCCGGGTCGCCTACCCCGACGAACTGTTCGAACCGGGCAACATGCCGCAGGTGCTCTCCTGTATCGCGGGGAACATCATGGGCATGAAGGCCGTCGACCGCATCCGACTGGAGGACTGCGAGTGGCCCGAGACGCTCACCACGTCGTTCCCCGGCCCGCAGTTCGGCACGAGCGTCCGGAACGACATCTTCGACGCGGGCGACCGCCCCATCACCGCCACCGTCCCGAAGCCGAAAGTCGGCCTCTCGACGGACCAGCACGTCCAGGTGGGCTACGACGCGTGGACCGGCGGCATCGACCTCCTGAAAGACGACGAGAACCTCACCGACCAGGCGTTCAACCCCTATCAGGATCGTCTCACGGAGTCGCTCGCGGCCCGCGACGACGCACAGGACGAGACGGGTGAGAAGAAGTCCTACCTCGTCAACGTCACCGCGGACACGAACGCGATGCTGGACCGAGTCGACGCGGCCGCCGAACAGGGCTGTGAGTACGTGATGGTCGACGTGGTGACGACGGGGTGGGCCGCCGTGCAGGCCGTCCGCGAGCGCTGCGAGAGACACGGCCTCGCCATCCACGCCCACCGCGCGATGCACGCCGCCTTCGACCGCGTCCCCGACCACGGCGTCTCGATGCGCGT
Proteins encoded:
- the rpl7ae gene encoding 50S ribosomal protein L7Ae gives rise to the protein MPVYVDFDVPADLEDDAIEALQVARDTGSVKKGTNETTKAIERGNAQLVYIAEDVTPEEVVMHLPELCEEKDIAYLFVETQDDIGHAAGLEVGSAAAAIVDAGEAGDDVEDISDKLAELK
- a CDS encoding 30S ribosomal protein S28e, coding for MSAEEESDATSAEVVEIVGKTGMHGEAMQVKCRIREGENQGRIIARNVLGPVRVGDVIQLRETAREADSIGGR
- a CDS encoding TolB family protein, whose protein sequence is MQVPDDVDVLEELSSLPTVAHPTVSPDGERVAFYYDGTGRNELHVLDVGTSETRQVSVGEVPRNARWPVEWSADSDRMFFHVDEAGDEQNDVHAITLDPLA
- a CDS encoding NADP-dependent oxidoreductase; amino-acid sequence: MAETNRVWLLAQRPDGRPDMDCFEFAERQRPVPGDGEVLVRTLYMSVDPYMRGRMRDAESYAEPWTVGEPMQAGVVGEIVASNHHAWEEGDVVNGNLRWADYAIAKGHELVGVNPDLAPVSTALGVLGMPARTAYFGLLDVGDPKPGDTVVVSGAAGAVGSVVGQIARHAGCRVVGVAGSEEKISWLTDELGFDAAINYKDDDVRARVREACPDGVDVYFDNVGGPVTDAVMDNLSVRARVVICGQISLYNAQERPTGPRHFGTLIQKRARVEGILVRDYEDRYEEANERLARWVNDGTVQYRETVTDGLERAPEAFLGLFDGENIGKQLVQVAEYGDEE
- a CDS encoding HTTM domain-containing protein, translated to MAEESTDGGVTGSLGTRVRRALAVRLGIDRRALAALRVSLGVLLLVDLLARSRHLVAFHADAGVLPHAVLRAQYPAFSDLSIHLLFGAAWAQAALFALAGAFALALLAGYRTRVATLGSLCLLVSLHAANPLVLNAGDRLLRRLLFWGLFLPLGDRWSVGAVRRGADRERGRVTTLASAALLAQVVAVYATNAVFKLRGGEWTGGDALRYALALDAYATPLGDVLVGFPDLLAVLGWTWLAMVVASPLLLVLTGIARALFVGAFLADHLGMLGTMSLGLFPLVSVASLLPFLPPRVWDATERRVVVPLGARPRARRARERVSGALAPHTGSSDRVTRWGRRAGTALAFAGLLVLLVWNAAALGYVDVADGDSSADLSDRRWDMFANPPTAERWYVAEGRLESGERVEAFRMPPGGDYTNARWRKYAGSASWGDASVRRHIASYACERWNAGHESRVEAVTLRATERTTTFGGPDTVDRAELGTYPCRPS
- the rbcL gene encoding type III ribulose-bisphosphate carboxylase, which produces MPGITYEDFLDLDYEPASSDLVCTFTVDPASDMDVEAAASRVASESSNGTWAELQVEGSITDLSATAFSIDGNTIRVAYPDELFEPGNMPQVLSCIAGNIMGMKAVDRIRLEDCEWPETLTTSFPGPQFGTSVRNDIFDAGDRPITATVPKPKVGLSTDQHVQVGYDAWTGGIDLLKDDENLTDQAFNPYQDRLTESLAARDDAQDETGEKKSYLVNVTADTNAMLDRVDAAAEQGCEYVMVDVVTTGWAAVQAVRERCERHGLAIHAHRAMHAAFDRVPDHGVSMRVIAQITRLCGADQLHTGTADLGKLANEDTVGINEWLYSDRHGMNDVLPMASGGLHPGLVPELVKRCGTNIGIQAGGGVHGHPDGTHAGAKALRQAIDATVEGTDLATYAEDHPELATAMEKWGTETPR
- a CDS encoding selenium-binding family protein, giving the protein MSDADAPHDEHDDHAGHDHDHGDHAGPGYSTPQAAIEESEREQLAYVMGLYVGTDVDAPDFLGVVDVDPDSPTYCEIVDRVEMPNRGDELHHFGWNACSSSCHVEGLERQHLVIPGQRSSRIHVVDTKDRRNPEIIEVIEPEEVFEYDLSAPHTVHCIPDGEIMLSMLGDADGELPGGFLLLNDDFEIEGRWDPPGEVEMNYDFWYQPRQNVMISSEWAAPQTYYPGFDLDDVEAGKYGRKLHVWDWEEKEIRQTIDLGEEGMIPLEVRFLHSPVSTHGFVGAALSSNVFHFYEQDGEYHADKVIDVEPREHDDWDMPVPGLVTDLLVSMDDRYLFFSNWLHGDVRMYDVSDPANPRLADRIWAGGNFGPRNPIEGERDVFGGPQMLQLSLDGERLYWTTSLFSTWDEQFYPEEGKQGSVMLKADVNPRKGTMELDQEFMVDFGDLPAGPARAHEIRWPDGDCTSDVWM
- a CDS encoding 50S ribosomal protein L24e, which encodes MPRTRTCDFSGDDIEPGTGIMFIRNDGTVLHFKNSKAEKNYFMGREARELEWTEAGRRNKGQTVGSQDEVEEVAEEGSTDMDEPEPTSDVATPDEETATGDEDTQADVGDSATPDAQSVSETKPEGTTGEETPGATDATEGVEAETPDEEARGDEDEEPVEDTDGNTPDLESAEDEVDDEEDEE
- a CDS encoding TOBE domain-containing protein, whose amino-acid sequence is MALSARNRLTGTVRSIEVEGPIAEVVLDVDGSEVTATITSGSVDRLGLEEGDEATAVVKASDVMLAN
- a CDS encoding 2Fe-2S iron-sulfur cluster-binding protein, which produces MTAPPDYAVTLEWEDGRTADLSVAGDETVLAAAEREGLGLPFGCLTGACATCTGQVVAGDLVHRREPRALKPRHLDAEYVLLCIAVPRSDCRVRVGAAIQRELVANPWK
- the ndk gene encoding nucleoside-diphosphate kinase, producing MSDHERTFVMVKPDGVQRGLIGDIVGRFEDRGLKLVGAKFMQISQDLAEEHYGEHADKPFFEDLTDFITSGPVMAMVWEGQDAVAQVRTMMGETDPAESAPGTVRGDFGLDLGRNVIHGSDTEEGSAEREIDLFFDESELVDYDRADEQWLYE